DNA sequence from the Oncorhynchus clarkii lewisi isolate Uvic-CL-2024 chromosome 9, UVic_Ocla_1.0, whole genome shotgun sequence genome:
tattacagactcaatcaggaacatgttgaaaatgtcagtgaagacacctgccagttggtcagcatatgcccggagtacacgtcctggtaatccgtctggcccgcaGCCTTGTGATTGGCTGTATGTCTCCATCTAATCACTTACAGTCTATTTTAATTGGCTGAAGCATCTTATCTGGTCCTGCTGTATTGGCTGAGCCCTgtcgtctctcccctctctcagacGCATCATCAACAAGCACACAGACGAGAGTCTTGGAGACTGCTCCTTCCTCAACACCTGTTTCCACATGGACACCTGTAAATACGTGCACTATGAGATCGACGCCCCTCCAGAGGCAGAGGGGGGCCTGATGGGGACCCAGACTGGGGGCATGGAGGTGGGACTACACCAGGGGGAGGAAGACAGCAACGTGGGGAAACTGTTCCCCTCTCAggtgaggaggaatggagggagaggggcatgAAGGgaaaaggaaggaggaggagggagactaggCTTTTATTTTGGTACATGTCTCTAATGGTGTAATTCCCCAAAGGGAGAAATTAGGTAAATGAATCTGTCTACATAGGTTATGTCAGTTACCTCCTGAAGTGGTCAGACTGACGCTGTGGTTCAATCCAGTCTGATCCAGTTTTGTCCCCCATCACAGTGGATCTGTTGTGACATCCGGGTCCTGGACGTGTCGATTCTGGGGAAGTTCTCTGTTGTGATGGCCGACCCTCCCTGGGACATCCACATGGAGCTGCCCTACGGGACTCTGACGGACGACGAGATGAGGAAGCTCCACATCCCCGTCCTCCAGGACGACGGCTTCCTCTTCCTCTGGGTGACTGGCAGGTACCTCCACCAATCAGATATGAGTGGAATAGTGTGTTTCTACTCGACCAATCAGCTGCCAGAAGAACAGTGCATGCTAATGGACATGCAGGGTCTGACAGAGGTTAATTATATGATAACAAGCCATAAACTCTTGATTTTTGTTTACGTTGATTGTTGCTTTGATTGACATCTTTCACTTTTTTCAATAGGCTGTTCAGTCTTCATGCCTATCTATTTCTTTTAGGGCTATGGAGTTGGGTAGAGAATGTCTGAGTCTTTGGGGGTAAGTTTTTATTCATCAACCTTTGGGACCAATAAGTAAGTCAGTCAACTGTCGTAATCTGACCGTTGGTCTTACTCATGCTTTTTTTCCTCGTAGCTATGAGCGTGTTGATGAGATCATTTGGGTGAAGACCAACCAGTTACAGAGAATCATCCGTACCGGGAGGACTGGTCACTGGCTCAATCATGGGAAGGAGCACTGCTTGGTgagtgtgatgtaatgtgttgtgaTATGTTGTGTGCCATCATACCTCTTATCTGACTCTGTGGGCTCTGGGCAGTGTAGTGCGGTCAGTTGTGTATATTTACTGTTATTGTGGTATagttgtgtgtgtacagttgtaTTGATGTGTATGTGCTTCTCAGGTGGGCGTGAAGGGACAGCCCCAGGGATTCAACAGAGGGCTGGACTGTGATGTCATCGTggcagaggtcaggggtcaaacaCAATTCATCTATTTGATGTTCCAATCCTATGAGAGCCTAGAATGTTTTAACTCaaccctgtctgttctctctccctctcctgtcctctctcattCTTGTCTTttgtctctacctctttctctccccaccccccctctctctctctctctctctctctctccaggtgcgTTCCACCAGCCACAAGCCAGATGAGATTTATGGAATGATTGAGAGACTCTCACCTGGTACCaggaagattgaactctttggcagaCCTCACAATGTCCAACCCAACTGgtacgtgtatgtgtgtatggtgtgtattcATTGAATTTGTAAATGAGGTATGTGAGTATTCTTTCTTTTTCTAAGCCTTCTttttttatctttctctctctcgctctctctcgctctctcgctctcagggTAACTCTTGGTAATCAGTTAGATGGCATTCACCTCTTGGACCCTGATGTCGTGGCTCGCTTCAAGAAACGTTACCCAGACGGAGTCATCTCCAAACCCAAGAACATGTAGAGAGTGGTCCTAAACGCCTTCCATGGGGTCATCGTTGTCAATTACTTGTCCTGTTATAAacatgttatgtcatgttatgtcaCGTTATGAACTTAGACGCCGAGGGAAAAACACTGATCAATGATCAGTAAGTGTCTGATGGACTGCCTTctgttttttatgtatttttttgtaccaatTACAACATTTTGTAATAAATACGGTTGAAGGACTATTTATGAATCTCTATGATGCGGATCAGACATACTGCACAATGAATCCACCAAAAACATTTCAGTATATCCTTTTTTTGTATTACTTTGTTAGTACATTTTGTCCATTTCCATGACAACAGCACTACAGTATACAAAGTGAGGACTGGCTAGTTTGGGAATCTTGATtgatttacatttactttgattAAAAGAAAAACATTGACATTGGAAATGTATCAATATTTTCTTCACAGTAATTAGGAATCACATTTTTCTCATCATTCCAAACGTACCACCGTAGCCCCAGATGTATGCTACTACGTTCTCGTACaataattttcacaatttgtACAAAAATATATGATGAGTATTTATTATCCTTAAACTAGTAGCTGAAGCAGGGAAAATATTCCAATGTTTAGAGAGGGTGGGTTGTAGAACCCAACTAAAGCACCAAAACACTGTTGAAATGTCTTCCAGAACAATCTGTTGACTTTCTCCTCCATTCACTGATGCTCCCCATAAGATGCCATCAGAAGTAAAGAGCTGAACGTAAGCTGGAGGAGCTGCCGGTTAACATGTCTAGATATGAATAAAGTGTAGATGCATTCCAAGCAGCCAGTGGAAAAGGGAACTAGAAGAAGACAGCCAGCACCAAACTTAATGTAATTGAGGAACTGTTCAAAAAGTAAGTAAAAAGGCACAAACTCATTAGTATCTTCATCAGCCAAACCAATCAATTTTCTCAGCAAGTTAGGATTGTGTCAGGATAAGAACAAAAAAGCCTGTATTTAAAGTTGGGAGTGCCAAATTGTCTTGTATTCAACAGCTAGTATTTTAAAGACTTGAATTTGCAGTTGTGGTCTtttacctgccccccccccccccccccccccccccccccaaaaaaaaaaagaaaaggataATGATGCACTTGGTTGGTAATGATGTAGTAAACATTTTTCCATCTCTACTAGCCACACCAGCAGTGCATTCTGCATTTCTCTAGTGAAGAACTCAATCTACTGTGATATATCCATCCTTTACAGTCACTTCTGAAGGGGGAGTTGAGAACGAACGTCGAGTACATAGGTACCACTGAGTAGATCAAGTCTCAGTCCTTTACATTCTATGTTCTGTTGAGCTATAATAATGGATATCATAGTGGAGGGGCGAGAGTTCATTTTTGGGCAATGGTGATGATTACAGGAGGGATGCCTCAGTAGAAACTAAAGTGTCATTCCCAGCACTGTAAgccagggtcgtattcattagggtaTACCGTAGCAAAAATGTTTCACAACGGAAGCGCTTCTTATCGGACAAGCCCAGGTATTCCCTCCCTATTTCAGTCCTTTTTCTTCCGTTTGATGCCTATTGAAGACTACTCGGCACGTCGGGGCTGATCTATTCAGCAGGTGGCATCCACTGCGTTGAAGTTGCTGTCCATCTGGTGTCTGAAGGAGAGGCGAGCCTTGGTGGAGAAGTAGATCTGGGAGCCACTCAGACTGCTGCTGCTCTCGCCCTCGCTACCACACGACACTGTGGACGACAGGCGGGGCTTCATCTCCTCACTGGGGACTGGAGCGATGAAGGGAGGAAGGACGGAGgaatggaggcagagaggagTTATTGAACCAGTAGCACTCAACGTTTTAGCATCttcatgatgttgttgttgttgccatgtcTCTGCGTGTCTACATAGTGAGGGATGATTTGATCATGCTATTTAACATACATAATGGTATGCGTCATCCCTCGTGTCTTTTCGTAACTTAAACGTGACATGATATCAACTTCGTTGACATTCGAATTATGTAAATCTAATAAAGGTGTAGCTGGAAGGAACGAATAACGAAGGACTAAATGATTGACGGACAGTTATAATACTGGGAAGTGGACAGGAAAAGAAGAACAGAGTGACATAAAACTCATTATTGACTTACATAAGCAGAGCCTGGAGCAAGACCTTCACTGTAGCTAACTCTGACATACCTGGTTATATCATAGCACTTGTTTCAACATGTCTTCCAAATATGTGTGTTGTTGATAATCATAGATTATGTGTGCAGCATATTATTACTGCACAGACAGCCCTGGGGAGTTCTGACATAATGATACTGTGTGTAATGAACTATGTAATGGCTGGGGAGTTCTGACATAATGATACTGTGTGTAATTAACTATGTAATGGCTGGGGAGTTCTGACATAATGATACTGTGTGTAATTAACTATGTAATGGCTGGGGAGTTCTGACATAATGATACTGTGTGTAATTAACTATGTAATGGCTGGGGAGTTCTGACATAAtgatacttactgtatgtaattaACTATGTAAGGGCTGGGGAGTTCTGACATATTGAGAATGCTAATGTATATAATACTGAAAGTACTATATGTGGAAGGTTGTAGTTCTCTCACCTGTAGGTAGGGGGCACTGTCTGCCTTTTCAATATGTAACAACGGCTGACAGTGATTATGATATAACATGTAACTAACTACCTAATGTCATGTACAACTCTAATATGTAATGCGCTACTATGTAATGTAATTGGCAGCCTGTAGTTCTCTCACCTGCAGGTGGGGGGCACTGTTTAGCCTTGCATCGCTCTTTACAGCGTCTGTACCAGGGGAAGCACTGGAGCACCTTCACACCCATGTCTGGAGCTGAGGaccactgaggagagagagagagagagaaatatatgaatggaggagtgaggggagaaacAATTGAAAACAGTCTTCTCCTGTAGATTTTTGTGTGTTTATCTGTTTCTGTTTTCTTGACGTGTAGTTCTATAGCTTTTACACATTATTTGTCTCAAATGCCAAGCCCTGGACGTTTGTGTGGATTGGAATGACTTCTGCATATCATATCAAACCACAACATATTAAACCACAACCGCAAATTCATAGCTAATTGATTAAAACCTCATCACAAGAGCCAAATCAGCTAGTCGATTGTTAAGGCCGTCACGAGAGACTACCAACTGTTTAACCTGGCCTTGATAACAGTTAACACAACAACTACCCAACAAAACAAACCCACATTAACTCCCACAAAGCGTATGTGGCCACCGACTCTGAATGAACCTCTATCAACCAGATGTTACTGAGATGATGAGTCTGATGGGTCTTTACCTCATCATCACTCACAGGGTCGAACC
Encoded proteins:
- the LOC139416032 gene encoding uncharacterized protein C17orf114-like, which codes for MGVKVLQCFPWYRRCKERCKAKQCPPPAVPSEEMKPRLSSTVSCGSEGESSSSLSGSQIYFSTKARLSFRHQMDSNFNAVDATC